From the genome of Triticum aestivum cultivar Chinese Spring chromosome 1A, IWGSC CS RefSeq v2.1, whole genome shotgun sequence:
CATCATTTTTGGAAAGTGTGTGCGCCATGTATTTGGGGCGGAGAAGCCATGGGGTGCGTGCGGATTGTGCTTCTTCAGATCACATCGGTCGGATTATGGGGCGAAGGGGTGTCAACCATGGTGCTTCCGCCTCGGTTCACCGTGGTGCACGTGCCATCGTCAGTATGCGTTCTtaatttccaacattttttttcttttgggacATTTGCAATGAGTTTTTTTGCATTTAAAGATTCCCACCCCTCCCCCGCCTAAAAATATCTAGCGAAAACTGATCACCGATTTTGCTTGCGGGCGCGCACAGCTGGAGCGTGGAGTGCCGCTCCATCCAAAGACCACCGATCGGACACCCGGCTTTCCGCGCGAGCGCATGCATCAGCAGATAGGCtgacgcgcgcacacacacaatggAACACAGCAGCTTGTAATATATCTATCCAACCTCTCGTACACGCACCTACTGATATACGCCTCGTTCGAGAGCCCGAAGCTAGCTATAGCTTCGCCCGAATCGAACATGGGAGAACACCACCTCCCGCCGGAGCCAGCCGACCACCACAAAGGCGGGAAGGCCATCCACGCCGATGACCTGAAGCCCGCCCGCGGCCGCCGCTACAGCTACTACGGCAGCACGGGCTCCCGCGGGGCCCTGAGCACCATCTGCTCCGTCCTTCTGCTTCTAATCCTCCTCGCCGGCGTCATCGCGCTCGTGCTCTACCTCGTGTACCGCCCCAACAGCCCGGCCTTCAccgtcaccaacatcgccgtctACTCGCTCTCCAACGTCACCGGCCCCTCCGCGGGCCTGCCGGCCGCGGGTGCCCGGGCGCCGAACGCCGTGGCGGCGTCGTTCCAGTGCGCCCTCGTCATCCGCAACCCCAGCGGGCGGTCGTCCGCGCGGTACGACCGGCTGACGGCGTACGTGGTGTACCGCGGGGAGGCCATCACGGCGCCGGCGGAGATGCCGCCGCTGGTGCAGGACCCGGACAGCGCGGTGGTGGTGGCGCCCGTGAtcgggggcggcggggcggcccCTGTGCCCGTGTCGCCGGAGACCGCGGCGGCCCTGGCCAACGACGTGTCCTACGGCGTGGTGTCGCTGCGGGTGGTGCTGCTCGGCCGCGTGCGGTTCGTGTCCGGGCCGTTCCGGACCGGGTGGCGCTCCATGTACGCGCGCTGCGACCTGCTCGTCGGCGTCCGGAAGGCCCCGGGCAGCGTCGGCGCCGCCGGTGTCCCCGAGGCGCCGCTGTTCGGTAACCCCTCCTGCAACGTCGATGTGTGATATACCGGCAGCCCCGCCCGCGCCATAATTACATTGCATCGGACAAACACCATGGCCGTGCGTCCGCGTGCTCCCTTCACCCGTCGTGGTTTGTATGCCAAAAAATGTACTCCAATAACATGCAATGTATTTACTTCGTAAAGATCTCAATTCGCCTAGTACTATCAACGACAACGAgcaacccgcaaaaaaaaaaaaacgacAACGAGCAGGAGCTGTACATCACCTGCAAGCATTTACGAGTTCCAATGGTGGCTGAAACTCATCGGCATCGGCAGTTTGGAGTTTTCTTCTTTCATCGGCGGCAATCATGGCTTCCATTTTGAGCACGACACAAGAGACGCGCGCAACAAATAATTCTTTTTTTTAGGCAAGAGACGCGCAACCGAAGAGCGAGCACCGACTGCGAGAGCCCACGGTGTTCCCCGCAGCCCACAGGCTAAGGAAAAAGGAAAATGGCACCATGCGCTGTGTGGGCATTATTGGATGATGAGCTCGTAGAATATCTTAgcgcatctccagccgcgcccttaAGAAGGCCCCCTAAATATATTTTTGTCCGCCGGCACCAAAAAATTGATCCAGTCACGCTCTCAAAAGCccagttttcgccggctcgggTCGAAATTGGCGCTGGCGGACCCAATCCGAACCCGGCGCGCTTGGggtcgctcgggggcgccgggcgaatcatTTTTGACGTGAAGAGCCGCGGGTCCGCCGCGTCAGCGAGTCTACTCTCTtctcgccccttcgtcgtcctcatcgtctcGTTTCCCGTGGCGAATTAATGCCAAAGCTggcgcgcgctgccgcgccggtcagcctccattgatgcctcacgggcggcgcagtgaaggctggGCGACGCATCCCTCGGCCGCCACGCAATCACGCCACGCGTAGCGCGCCGGCCAAGCCTACCACGCGGTGTCTCCGCCTATAAAAGCCGACTGCAAGCGTGCCGGAGAGACTCACCCCGATCATCCACCGACGACGCGCTCATTTCTCCTCCTTTCCTTCTCTCGCCGTCACCAGTTGAGAAAGCATGGCCGAGCGTTTCCCAGGCGACGGCACGGCGGCGAACATATTCGGGCGCCATCATCTgcacgaggacgaggctcgcctccttttcgaggccgagtacccggtcccgccggacatgcgggtgcccgaggcgtggaggatcagcgccggcggcgtgccggtgcccccggtaccaccggcgcggcgcggcgtgcggagattgcacgcatccgctcgtccctaccgcgtgcggcgagggaggggccccggtacgtccccgacagcccaatctgggagccgtacttccgccgccgccacgacgagcagctcga
Proteins encoded in this window:
- the LOC123139592 gene encoding NDR1/HIN1-like protein 1, whose amino-acid sequence is MGEHHLPPEPADHHKGGKAIHADDLKPARGRRYSYYGSTGSRGALSTICSVLLLLILLAGVIALVLYLVYRPNSPAFTVTNIAVYSLSNVTGPSAGLPAAGARAPNAVAASFQCALVIRNPSGRSSARYDRLTAYVVYRGEAITAPAEMPPLVQDPDSAVVVAPVIGGGGAAPVPVSPETAAALANDVSYGVVSLRVVLLGRVRFVSGPFRTGWRSMYARCDLLVGVRKAPGSVGAAGVPEAPLFGNPSCNVDV